A genomic region of Melanotaenia boesemani isolate fMelBoe1 chromosome 21, fMelBoe1.pri, whole genome shotgun sequence contains the following coding sequences:
- the LOC121632528 gene encoding histone-lysine N-methyltransferase PRDM9-like isoform X3 — translation MSDTGSDMEWVGTTEEVVEVQECLSINVPPVVPTVEPSQSSIQQLLNTVVQEETPEAQDGFSCEECLALFQDQSDPDYINGPSFILDYPTSMGVPQRALLTLPYGLMIGRSSIPVAGVGVINHGPVVSPGMHFGPYEGVLTTNEDAMASDFSWEICKGKDQYEYIDGAKDSYSNWMRYVNFARNKEETNLLAVQYKGSILFHCCRTIHTGDELMVWPSRKLLTQSSEPWNQKWFLQLNTAAAESSVSAASPLFVCSQCQLSFTTEAFLQRHTEYFHTQPKATEDVDNGDQASDLDSGPSAASVAVVVVDSTKSKTCDDCGKVFKQIPHLRRHKLSVHSNKRPYCCPHCRRSFTQASGLIRHQYVHRKQAVMKAPNQNEVPGETENSAPREEILTTEEPAESERTEVINVTDDLKEGTDATDTVTTSAGEAETHALNCSDCSKSFENEPAFKKHKASVHEKLRPYVCAVCQKCFGQYHDLNRHLKNHKRQNERGERRSKDPEDPSVMPFSCAHCSVTFSTVDDLQQHINELHSDDTPEENQVVSVASTESVQHPSRRPQRLRARSKISAITKLIAPKRKQACPAQTEMSSTEPEASTVRNTKLMKYKWFSCNCCKQTYGNPEDLKAHKCTVQQHKCEQCGKAFSKQTSLKRHEQMEHAKAKSYTCDLCGKDFSSSSKLKQHQKSNSCMKYHCTSELFPCPFCQFSFTMKSYLIKHIKRHHPVEFLSYSDQDGLTDQPDGKEGEYICPHCGINCANAKAFKSHTCFRQLKVLYLCTDCGKGFTNHYGLKQHQRIHTGEKPYSCPHCSKSFSYCGQLNVHLRTHTGEKPYLCTHCGESFRQSGDLKRHERKHTGVRPHNCSECNKSFSRPQSLKAHQMLHLGQRMFKCTQCGKSFSRNYHLRRHHQKMHT, via the exons ATGTCGGACACGGGCAGCGACATGGAGTGGGTTGGGACAACCGAGGAAGTTGTTGAAGTACAAGAGTGCCTTTCTATTAATGTCCCACCAG TGGTACCAACTGTAGAGCCATCACAATCATCAATACAACAGTTGCTGAACACCGTGGTACAAGAAGAAACCCCAGAGGCTCAGGATGGCTTTA GTTGTGAAGAGTGTCTGGCTCTTTTCCAGGACCAGAGTGACCCAGATTATATTAATGGCCCATCTTTTATTCTTGACTATCCAACAAGCATGGGTGTCCCGCAGAGGGCCCTCCTCACTTTGCCCTATGGCCTGATGATAGGCAGATCTAGTATCCCCGTTGCAGGAGTTGGGGTCATAAATCACGGGCCGGTGGTGTCTCCTGGAATGCATTTTGGACCGTATGAAGGGGTGTTGACTACAAATGAAGATGCCATGGCGAGTGACTTTTCCTGGGAG ATTTGCAAAGGAAAAGACCAGTACGAATACATAGATGGCGCCAAAGATTCATATTCAAACTGGATGAG GTATGTGAACTTTGCTCGTAACAAAGAAGAGACCAACTTGTTGGCTGTTCAGTACAAAGGTAGCATCCTTTTTCACTGCTGTCGCACCATACATACCGGAGATGAGCTCATGGTGTGGCCAAGCAGGAAGCTGCTCACGCAGTCCAGCGAACCATGGAACCAGAAGTGGTTTTTACAGTTGAATACAGCAG CAGCAGAGAGCAGCGTGTCTGCAGCATCTCCACTTTTTGTGTGCTCCCAGTGTCAGCTCTCCTTCACTACAGAGGCCTTCCTCCAGCGACACACAGAATATTTCCACACACAGCCTAAAGCCACTGAAGATGTCGATAATGGAGATCAAGCTTCGGACCTTGATTCAGGTCCCTCTGCAGCATCTGTGGCCGTAGTAGTTGTTGATTCCACCAAGTCCAAAACATGTGATGATTGCGGGAAGGTTTTCAAGCAAATACCTCACCTCAGGAGGCACAAGCTGTCTGTCCACTCAAACAAACGGCCTTACTGCTGTCCACACTGCCGGCGAAGTTTTACCCAGGCTTCTGGCTTAATCAGACACCAATATGTTCACAGAAAGCAGGCTGTGATGAAAGCTCCGAATCAGAACGAAGTCCCTGGTGAAACGGAGAACTCAGCACCAAGGGAAGAAATTTTAACCACTGAAGAACCAGCCGAATCTGAGAGAACAGAGGTAATAAATGTCACCGACGATCTTAAAGAGGGTACGGATGCAACGGACACTGTAACTACTTCTGCTGGTGAGGCAGAAACGCATGCATTGAATTGCTCAGACTGCAGTAAGAGCTTTGAAAATGAACCCGCTTTCAAAAAGCACAAAGCATCCGTTCATGAGAAGTTGCGTCCCTATGTTTGTGCAGTGTGTCAGAAATGCTTTGGCCAGTATCACGACTTGAACCGACATCTGAAGAACCACAAAAGACAGAATGAAAGGGGGGAGAGACGAAGTAAGGATCCTGAGGACCCTTCTGTAATGCCCTTTAGCTGTGCTCATTGTTCAGTGACGTTTTCCACAGTGGATGATCTGCAGCAGCACATAAATGAGCTTCACTCCGATGACACCCCTGAAGAAAATCAAGTTGTCAGTGTTGCCAGCACTGAATCAGTCCAACATCCCTCTCGCAGGCCTCAGCGCCTCAGAGCAAGGTCTAAAATTTCTGCTATAACCAAGCTCATAGCACCTAAACGTAAGCAAGCCTGTCCTGCTCAGACTGAGATGAGCTCCACTGAGCCTGAGGCCTCTACTGTCAGGAATACAAAGCTTATGAAATACAAATGGTTTAGCTGCAATTGCTGTAAGCAAACGTATGGAAACCCAGAAGATCTCAAAGCACACAAGTGCACTGTACAACAGCACAAGTGTGAGCAGTGTGGGAAAGCCTTTAGTAAGCAAACCTCCTTGAAAAGACACGAGCAGATGGAACATGCAAAGGCAAAATCTTACACCTGCGACCTCTGTGGTAAAGACTTCTCTTCGTCCAGCAAGCTCAAACAGCATCAGAAAAGCAACTCTTGCATGAAGTATCACTGCACATCTGAACTTTTCCCATGCCCCTTCTGTCAGTTCTCCTTCACTATGAAAAGCTATCTCATTAAACACATCAAGAGGCACCACCCTGTCGAGTTTCTCTCGTACTCCGATCAAGACGGCCTTACGGATCAGCCGGACGGGAAAGAGGGGGAATACATATGTCCACACTGTGGAATAAACTGTGCAAACGCCAAAGCTTTTAAATCTCACACTTGCTTCAGGCAGTTGAAGGTTTTGTATTTGTGCACCGATTGCGGAAAAGGCTTCACAAACCACTACGGTCTGAAGCAGCACCAGCGCATTCACACAGGCGAAAAGCCGTACAGCTGCCCCCACTGCAGCAAGAGCTTCTCATACTGCGGACAGCTCAACGTCCACCTCAGGACTCACACCGGGGAGAAACCCTACCTGTGCACCCACTGCGGGGAGAGCTTTCGACAGTCGGGAGACCTGAAGAGACACGAAAGGAAGCACACCGGCGTGAGGCCGCACAACTGCTCTGAATGCAACAAAAGCTTCAGCCGCCCGCAGAGTCTCAAAGCTCACCAGATGCTTCACTTGGGACAGAGGATGTTCAAATGCACGCAGTGTGGGAAGAGTTTTTCCAGAAACTATCATCTCAGGAGACACCATCAGAAGATGCACACATAG
- the LOC121632528 gene encoding histone-lysine N-methyltransferase PRDM9-like isoform X1: MSDTGSDMEWVGTTEEVVEVQECLSINVPPAVVPTVEPSQSSIQQLLNTVVQEETPEAQDGFSCEECLALFQDQSDPDYINGPSFILDYPTSMGVPQRALLTLPYGLMIGRSSIPVAGVGVINHGPVVSPGMHFGPYEGVLTTNEDAMASDFSWEICKGKDQYEYIDGAKDSYSNWMRYVNFARNKEETNLLAVQYKGSILFHCCRTIHTGDELMVWPSRKLLTQSSEPWNQKWFLQLNTAAAESSVSAASPLFVCSQCQLSFTTEAFLQRHTEYFHTQPKATEDVDNGDQASDLDSGPSAASVAVVVVDSTKSKTCDDCGKVFKQIPHLRRHKLSVHSNKRPYCCPHCRRSFTQASGLIRHQYVHRKQAVMKAPNQNEVPGETENSAPREEILTTEEPAESERTEVINVTDDLKEGTDATDTVTTSAGEAETHALNCSDCSKSFENEPAFKKHKASVHEKLRPYVCAVCQKCFGQYHDLNRHLKNHKRQNERGERRSKDPEDPSVMPFSCAHCSVTFSTVDDLQQHINELHSDDTPEENQVVSVASTESVQHPSRRPQRLRARSKISAITKLIAPKRKQACPAQTEMSSTEPEASTVRNTKLMKYKWFSCNCCKQTYGNPEDLKAHKCTVQQHKCEQCGKAFSKQTSLKRHEQMEHAKAKSYTCDLCGKDFSSSSKLKQHQKSNSCMKYHCTSELFPCPFCQFSFTMKSYLIKHIKRHHPVEFLSYSDQDGLTDQPDGKEGEYICPHCGINCANAKAFKSHTCFRQLKVLYLCTDCGKGFTNHYGLKQHQRIHTGEKPYSCPHCSKSFSYCGQLNVHLRTHTGEKPYLCTHCGESFRQSGDLKRHERKHTGVRPHNCSECNKSFSRPQSLKAHQMLHLGQRMFKCTQCGKSFSRNYHLRRHHQKMHT; the protein is encoded by the exons ATGTCGGACACGGGCAGCGACATGGAGTGGGTTGGGACAACCGAGGAAGTTGTTGAAGTACAAGAGTGCCTTTCTATTAATGTCCCACCAG CAGTGGTACCAACTGTAGAGCCATCACAATCATCAATACAACAGTTGCTGAACACCGTGGTACAAGAAGAAACCCCAGAGGCTCAGGATGGCTTTA GTTGTGAAGAGTGTCTGGCTCTTTTCCAGGACCAGAGTGACCCAGATTATATTAATGGCCCATCTTTTATTCTTGACTATCCAACAAGCATGGGTGTCCCGCAGAGGGCCCTCCTCACTTTGCCCTATGGCCTGATGATAGGCAGATCTAGTATCCCCGTTGCAGGAGTTGGGGTCATAAATCACGGGCCGGTGGTGTCTCCTGGAATGCATTTTGGACCGTATGAAGGGGTGTTGACTACAAATGAAGATGCCATGGCGAGTGACTTTTCCTGGGAG ATTTGCAAAGGAAAAGACCAGTACGAATACATAGATGGCGCCAAAGATTCATATTCAAACTGGATGAG GTATGTGAACTTTGCTCGTAACAAAGAAGAGACCAACTTGTTGGCTGTTCAGTACAAAGGTAGCATCCTTTTTCACTGCTGTCGCACCATACATACCGGAGATGAGCTCATGGTGTGGCCAAGCAGGAAGCTGCTCACGCAGTCCAGCGAACCATGGAACCAGAAGTGGTTTTTACAGTTGAATACAGCAG CAGCAGAGAGCAGCGTGTCTGCAGCATCTCCACTTTTTGTGTGCTCCCAGTGTCAGCTCTCCTTCACTACAGAGGCCTTCCTCCAGCGACACACAGAATATTTCCACACACAGCCTAAAGCCACTGAAGATGTCGATAATGGAGATCAAGCTTCGGACCTTGATTCAGGTCCCTCTGCAGCATCTGTGGCCGTAGTAGTTGTTGATTCCACCAAGTCCAAAACATGTGATGATTGCGGGAAGGTTTTCAAGCAAATACCTCACCTCAGGAGGCACAAGCTGTCTGTCCACTCAAACAAACGGCCTTACTGCTGTCCACACTGCCGGCGAAGTTTTACCCAGGCTTCTGGCTTAATCAGACACCAATATGTTCACAGAAAGCAGGCTGTGATGAAAGCTCCGAATCAGAACGAAGTCCCTGGTGAAACGGAGAACTCAGCACCAAGGGAAGAAATTTTAACCACTGAAGAACCAGCCGAATCTGAGAGAACAGAGGTAATAAATGTCACCGACGATCTTAAAGAGGGTACGGATGCAACGGACACTGTAACTACTTCTGCTGGTGAGGCAGAAACGCATGCATTGAATTGCTCAGACTGCAGTAAGAGCTTTGAAAATGAACCCGCTTTCAAAAAGCACAAAGCATCCGTTCATGAGAAGTTGCGTCCCTATGTTTGTGCAGTGTGTCAGAAATGCTTTGGCCAGTATCACGACTTGAACCGACATCTGAAGAACCACAAAAGACAGAATGAAAGGGGGGAGAGACGAAGTAAGGATCCTGAGGACCCTTCTGTAATGCCCTTTAGCTGTGCTCATTGTTCAGTGACGTTTTCCACAGTGGATGATCTGCAGCAGCACATAAATGAGCTTCACTCCGATGACACCCCTGAAGAAAATCAAGTTGTCAGTGTTGCCAGCACTGAATCAGTCCAACATCCCTCTCGCAGGCCTCAGCGCCTCAGAGCAAGGTCTAAAATTTCTGCTATAACCAAGCTCATAGCACCTAAACGTAAGCAAGCCTGTCCTGCTCAGACTGAGATGAGCTCCACTGAGCCTGAGGCCTCTACTGTCAGGAATACAAAGCTTATGAAATACAAATGGTTTAGCTGCAATTGCTGTAAGCAAACGTATGGAAACCCAGAAGATCTCAAAGCACACAAGTGCACTGTACAACAGCACAAGTGTGAGCAGTGTGGGAAAGCCTTTAGTAAGCAAACCTCCTTGAAAAGACACGAGCAGATGGAACATGCAAAGGCAAAATCTTACACCTGCGACCTCTGTGGTAAAGACTTCTCTTCGTCCAGCAAGCTCAAACAGCATCAGAAAAGCAACTCTTGCATGAAGTATCACTGCACATCTGAACTTTTCCCATGCCCCTTCTGTCAGTTCTCCTTCACTATGAAAAGCTATCTCATTAAACACATCAAGAGGCACCACCCTGTCGAGTTTCTCTCGTACTCCGATCAAGACGGCCTTACGGATCAGCCGGACGGGAAAGAGGGGGAATACATATGTCCACACTGTGGAATAAACTGTGCAAACGCCAAAGCTTTTAAATCTCACACTTGCTTCAGGCAGTTGAAGGTTTTGTATTTGTGCACCGATTGCGGAAAAGGCTTCACAAACCACTACGGTCTGAAGCAGCACCAGCGCATTCACACAGGCGAAAAGCCGTACAGCTGCCCCCACTGCAGCAAGAGCTTCTCATACTGCGGACAGCTCAACGTCCACCTCAGGACTCACACCGGGGAGAAACCCTACCTGTGCACCCACTGCGGGGAGAGCTTTCGACAGTCGGGAGACCTGAAGAGACACGAAAGGAAGCACACCGGCGTGAGGCCGCACAACTGCTCTGAATGCAACAAAAGCTTCAGCCGCCCGCAGAGTCTCAAAGCTCACCAGATGCTTCACTTGGGACAGAGGATGTTCAAATGCACGCAGTGTGGGAAGAGTTTTTCCAGAAACTATCATCTCAGGAGACACCATCAGAAGATGCACACATAG
- the LOC121632528 gene encoding histone-lysine N-methyltransferase PRDM9-like isoform X2, whose translation MSDTGSDMEWVGTTEEVVEVQECLSINVPPAVVPTVEPSQSSIQQLLNTVVQEETPEAQDGFSCEECLALFQDQSDPDYINGPSFILDYPTSMGVPQRALLTLPYGLMIGRSSIPVAGVGVINHGPVVSPGMHFGPYEGVLTTNEDAMASDFSWEICKGKDQYEYIDGAKDSYSNWMRYVNFARNKEETNLLAVQYKGSILFHCCRTIHTGDELMVWPSRKLLTQSSEPWNQKWFLQLNTAAESSVSAASPLFVCSQCQLSFTTEAFLQRHTEYFHTQPKATEDVDNGDQASDLDSGPSAASVAVVVVDSTKSKTCDDCGKVFKQIPHLRRHKLSVHSNKRPYCCPHCRRSFTQASGLIRHQYVHRKQAVMKAPNQNEVPGETENSAPREEILTTEEPAESERTEVINVTDDLKEGTDATDTVTTSAGEAETHALNCSDCSKSFENEPAFKKHKASVHEKLRPYVCAVCQKCFGQYHDLNRHLKNHKRQNERGERRSKDPEDPSVMPFSCAHCSVTFSTVDDLQQHINELHSDDTPEENQVVSVASTESVQHPSRRPQRLRARSKISAITKLIAPKRKQACPAQTEMSSTEPEASTVRNTKLMKYKWFSCNCCKQTYGNPEDLKAHKCTVQQHKCEQCGKAFSKQTSLKRHEQMEHAKAKSYTCDLCGKDFSSSSKLKQHQKSNSCMKYHCTSELFPCPFCQFSFTMKSYLIKHIKRHHPVEFLSYSDQDGLTDQPDGKEGEYICPHCGINCANAKAFKSHTCFRQLKVLYLCTDCGKGFTNHYGLKQHQRIHTGEKPYSCPHCSKSFSYCGQLNVHLRTHTGEKPYLCTHCGESFRQSGDLKRHERKHTGVRPHNCSECNKSFSRPQSLKAHQMLHLGQRMFKCTQCGKSFSRNYHLRRHHQKMHT comes from the exons ATGTCGGACACGGGCAGCGACATGGAGTGGGTTGGGACAACCGAGGAAGTTGTTGAAGTACAAGAGTGCCTTTCTATTAATGTCCCACCAG CAGTGGTACCAACTGTAGAGCCATCACAATCATCAATACAACAGTTGCTGAACACCGTGGTACAAGAAGAAACCCCAGAGGCTCAGGATGGCTTTA GTTGTGAAGAGTGTCTGGCTCTTTTCCAGGACCAGAGTGACCCAGATTATATTAATGGCCCATCTTTTATTCTTGACTATCCAACAAGCATGGGTGTCCCGCAGAGGGCCCTCCTCACTTTGCCCTATGGCCTGATGATAGGCAGATCTAGTATCCCCGTTGCAGGAGTTGGGGTCATAAATCACGGGCCGGTGGTGTCTCCTGGAATGCATTTTGGACCGTATGAAGGGGTGTTGACTACAAATGAAGATGCCATGGCGAGTGACTTTTCCTGGGAG ATTTGCAAAGGAAAAGACCAGTACGAATACATAGATGGCGCCAAAGATTCATATTCAAACTGGATGAG GTATGTGAACTTTGCTCGTAACAAAGAAGAGACCAACTTGTTGGCTGTTCAGTACAAAGGTAGCATCCTTTTTCACTGCTGTCGCACCATACATACCGGAGATGAGCTCATGGTGTGGCCAAGCAGGAAGCTGCTCACGCAGTCCAGCGAACCATGGAACCAGAAGTGGTTTTTACAGTTGAATACAGCAG CAGAGAGCAGCGTGTCTGCAGCATCTCCACTTTTTGTGTGCTCCCAGTGTCAGCTCTCCTTCACTACAGAGGCCTTCCTCCAGCGACACACAGAATATTTCCACACACAGCCTAAAGCCACTGAAGATGTCGATAATGGAGATCAAGCTTCGGACCTTGATTCAGGTCCCTCTGCAGCATCTGTGGCCGTAGTAGTTGTTGATTCCACCAAGTCCAAAACATGTGATGATTGCGGGAAGGTTTTCAAGCAAATACCTCACCTCAGGAGGCACAAGCTGTCTGTCCACTCAAACAAACGGCCTTACTGCTGTCCACACTGCCGGCGAAGTTTTACCCAGGCTTCTGGCTTAATCAGACACCAATATGTTCACAGAAAGCAGGCTGTGATGAAAGCTCCGAATCAGAACGAAGTCCCTGGTGAAACGGAGAACTCAGCACCAAGGGAAGAAATTTTAACCACTGAAGAACCAGCCGAATCTGAGAGAACAGAGGTAATAAATGTCACCGACGATCTTAAAGAGGGTACGGATGCAACGGACACTGTAACTACTTCTGCTGGTGAGGCAGAAACGCATGCATTGAATTGCTCAGACTGCAGTAAGAGCTTTGAAAATGAACCCGCTTTCAAAAAGCACAAAGCATCCGTTCATGAGAAGTTGCGTCCCTATGTTTGTGCAGTGTGTCAGAAATGCTTTGGCCAGTATCACGACTTGAACCGACATCTGAAGAACCACAAAAGACAGAATGAAAGGGGGGAGAGACGAAGTAAGGATCCTGAGGACCCTTCTGTAATGCCCTTTAGCTGTGCTCATTGTTCAGTGACGTTTTCCACAGTGGATGATCTGCAGCAGCACATAAATGAGCTTCACTCCGATGACACCCCTGAAGAAAATCAAGTTGTCAGTGTTGCCAGCACTGAATCAGTCCAACATCCCTCTCGCAGGCCTCAGCGCCTCAGAGCAAGGTCTAAAATTTCTGCTATAACCAAGCTCATAGCACCTAAACGTAAGCAAGCCTGTCCTGCTCAGACTGAGATGAGCTCCACTGAGCCTGAGGCCTCTACTGTCAGGAATACAAAGCTTATGAAATACAAATGGTTTAGCTGCAATTGCTGTAAGCAAACGTATGGAAACCCAGAAGATCTCAAAGCACACAAGTGCACTGTACAACAGCACAAGTGTGAGCAGTGTGGGAAAGCCTTTAGTAAGCAAACCTCCTTGAAAAGACACGAGCAGATGGAACATGCAAAGGCAAAATCTTACACCTGCGACCTCTGTGGTAAAGACTTCTCTTCGTCCAGCAAGCTCAAACAGCATCAGAAAAGCAACTCTTGCATGAAGTATCACTGCACATCTGAACTTTTCCCATGCCCCTTCTGTCAGTTCTCCTTCACTATGAAAAGCTATCTCATTAAACACATCAAGAGGCACCACCCTGTCGAGTTTCTCTCGTACTCCGATCAAGACGGCCTTACGGATCAGCCGGACGGGAAAGAGGGGGAATACATATGTCCACACTGTGGAATAAACTGTGCAAACGCCAAAGCTTTTAAATCTCACACTTGCTTCAGGCAGTTGAAGGTTTTGTATTTGTGCACCGATTGCGGAAAAGGCTTCACAAACCACTACGGTCTGAAGCAGCACCAGCGCATTCACACAGGCGAAAAGCCGTACAGCTGCCCCCACTGCAGCAAGAGCTTCTCATACTGCGGACAGCTCAACGTCCACCTCAGGACTCACACCGGGGAGAAACCCTACCTGTGCACCCACTGCGGGGAGAGCTTTCGACAGTCGGGAGACCTGAAGAGACACGAAAGGAAGCACACCGGCGTGAGGCCGCACAACTGCTCTGAATGCAACAAAAGCTTCAGCCGCCCGCAGAGTCTCAAAGCTCACCAGATGCTTCACTTGGGACAGAGGATGTTCAAATGCACGCAGTGTGGGAAGAGTTTTTCCAGAAACTATCATCTCAGGAGACACCATCAGAAGATGCACACATAG